Proteins encoded within one genomic window of Eurosta solidaginis isolate ZX-2024a chromosome 1, ASM4086904v1, whole genome shotgun sequence:
- the TkR86C gene encoding tachykinin-like peptides receptor 86C isoform X1 has translation MSEIIDTELLVNCTILAVKRFDLHTIANSSALNNLNRTEIVSLLSGIIENKDNLNSINEAKDFLTECLFPSPTRPYELPWDQKTIWAIIFGVMLFVAIAGNCIVLWIVAGHRSMRTVTNYFLLNLSIADLLMSSLNCVFNFIFMLNSDWPFGSIYCTINNFMANVTVSTSVFTLVAISLDRYIAIVHPLKRRTSRRKVRIILVLIWVLSCLLAAPCLMYSSTMTKRYYNGKSRTVCFMLWPDGRYPTSISDYAYNIIILILTYGIPMVVMLICYTLMGRVLWGSRSIGENTDRQIESMKSKRKVVRMFIAIVFIFAICWLPYHMFFIYAYHNNDVTSTKYVQHMYLGFYWLAMSNAMVNPIIYYWMNKRFRLYFQRIICCYCCSAGKHKIDSLNVMANKNSFQKSMRANGKHVWKRSTMETQIQVAKTSLRDRRASERTPNKIMVDCIQEKEKDDFGSPVYISINEGADHQHIRIKCISCDEDNKPANATQQENTKETL, from the exons ATGTCGGAAATCATCGATACCGAATTGCTTGTGAATTGCACAATACTCGCCGTGAAGCGTTTTGATCTTCATACAATCGCTAATTCATCtgcattaaataatttaaatcgtACGGAAATTGTTAGTTTACTATCGGGAATTATCGAAAATAAGGATAACTTGAACAGCATCAACGAAGCAAA AGACTTTTTGACTGAATGCTTGTTCCCGTCACCAACTCGACCCTATGAACTACCATGGGACCAAAAAACAATTTGGGCAATTATATTCGGTGTTATGCTGTTTGTGGCAATCGCAGGAAATTGCATTGTACTATGGATTGTTGCTG GTCATCGCAGTATGCGCACGGTTACAAATTACTTTTTGCTCAATTTGAGTATCGCTGATTTGTTGATGTCTTCGTTGAACTGtgttttcaatttcatttttatgCTTAATTCAGATTGGCCATTTGGATCTATTTATTGTACTATCAATAATTTTATGGCAAATGTTACAGTATCAACATCAGTATTTACACTGGTGGCTATATCATTGGATAG ATATATAGCGATTGTTCATCCCTTAAAGAGACGCACATCAAGACGAAAAGTACGCATTATTCTTGTATTGATTTGGGTTTTAAGTTGTCTATTAGCAGCGCCGTGTTTAATGTATTCCAGTACAATGacaaaaag ATATTATAACGGCAAATCACGAACTGTATGCTTTATGCTGTGGCCAGATGGTCGTTATCCCACATCGATATCAGATTATGC TTACAACATAATTATCCTCATACTAACATATGGTATTCCAATGGTTGTTATGCTCATATGCTATACATTAATGGGCCGTGTTCTTTG gGGTAGTCGCTCCATTGGTGAAAACACCGATCGTCAAATCGAATCAATGAAATCTAAACGCAAAGTTGTTCGTATGTTTATAGCGATCGTATTTATATTTGCCATTTGTTGGTTGCCATATCATATGTTTTTCATCTATGCTTATCATAACAACGATGTTACATCGACTAAATATGTACAGCACATGTACTTGGGTTTCTATTGGTTGGCTATGTCAAATGCCATGGTAAATCCAATAATATATTACTGGATGAACAAAAG GTTTCGTCTATATTTCCAAAGGATCATATGTTGTTACTGTTGCAGTGCTGGgaaacataaaatcgattctctAAATGTGATGGCAAATAAAAATAGCTTTCAAAAAAGTATGCGAG CAAATGGCAAACATGTATGGAAGCGCAGTACAATGGAGACACAAATACAAGTGGCGAAAACATCATTACGTGACAGAAGAGCCAGTGAGAGAACGCCAAATAAAATTATGGTCGATTGCATCCAAGAAAAGGAAAAGGATGATTTCGGCTCGCCGGTATATATTTCCATAAACGAGGGTGCTGATCATCAGCACATTAGAATTAAATGTATATCATGTGACGAAGACAATAAACCCGCTAATGCTACTCAACAAgagaatactaaagaaacttTGTGA
- the TkR86C gene encoding tachykinin-like peptides receptor 86C isoform X2, with the protein MLFVAIAGNCIVLWIVAGHRSMRTVTNYFLLNLSIADLLMSSLNCVFNFIFMLNSDWPFGSIYCTINNFMANVTVSTSVFTLVAISLDRYIAIVHPLKRRTSRRKVRIILVLIWVLSCLLAAPCLMYSSTMTKRYYNGKSRTVCFMLWPDGRYPTSISDYAYNIIILILTYGIPMVVMLICYTLMGRVLWGSRSIGENTDRQIESMKSKRKVVRMFIAIVFIFAICWLPYHMFFIYAYHNNDVTSTKYVQHMYLGFYWLAMSNAMVNPIIYYWMNKRFRLYFQRIICCYCCSAGKHKIDSLNVMANKNSFQKSMRANGKHVWKRSTMETQIQVAKTSLRDRRASERTPNKIMVDCIQEKEKDDFGSPVYISINEGADHQHIRIKCISCDEDNKPANATQQENTKETL; encoded by the exons ATGCTGTTTGTGGCAATCGCAGGAAATTGCATTGTACTATGGATTGTTGCTG GTCATCGCAGTATGCGCACGGTTACAAATTACTTTTTGCTCAATTTGAGTATCGCTGATTTGTTGATGTCTTCGTTGAACTGtgttttcaatttcatttttatgCTTAATTCAGATTGGCCATTTGGATCTATTTATTGTACTATCAATAATTTTATGGCAAATGTTACAGTATCAACATCAGTATTTACACTGGTGGCTATATCATTGGATAG ATATATAGCGATTGTTCATCCCTTAAAGAGACGCACATCAAGACGAAAAGTACGCATTATTCTTGTATTGATTTGGGTTTTAAGTTGTCTATTAGCAGCGCCGTGTTTAATGTATTCCAGTACAATGacaaaaag ATATTATAACGGCAAATCACGAACTGTATGCTTTATGCTGTGGCCAGATGGTCGTTATCCCACATCGATATCAGATTATGC TTACAACATAATTATCCTCATACTAACATATGGTATTCCAATGGTTGTTATGCTCATATGCTATACATTAATGGGCCGTGTTCTTTG gGGTAGTCGCTCCATTGGTGAAAACACCGATCGTCAAATCGAATCAATGAAATCTAAACGCAAAGTTGTTCGTATGTTTATAGCGATCGTATTTATATTTGCCATTTGTTGGTTGCCATATCATATGTTTTTCATCTATGCTTATCATAACAACGATGTTACATCGACTAAATATGTACAGCACATGTACTTGGGTTTCTATTGGTTGGCTATGTCAAATGCCATGGTAAATCCAATAATATATTACTGGATGAACAAAAG GTTTCGTCTATATTTCCAAAGGATCATATGTTGTTACTGTTGCAGTGCTGGgaaacataaaatcgattctctAAATGTGATGGCAAATAAAAATAGCTTTCAAAAAAGTATGCGAG CAAATGGCAAACATGTATGGAAGCGCAGTACAATGGAGACACAAATACAAGTGGCGAAAACATCATTACGTGACAGAAGAGCCAGTGAGAGAACGCCAAATAAAATTATGGTCGATTGCATCCAAGAAAAGGAAAAGGATGATTTCGGCTCGCCGGTATATATTTCCATAAACGAGGGTGCTGATCATCAGCACATTAGAATTAAATGTATATCATGTGACGAAGACAATAAACCCGCTAATGCTACTCAACAAgagaatactaaagaaacttTGTGA